A genomic region of Streptomyces rimosus contains the following coding sequences:
- a CDS encoding L,D-transpeptidase: MQQGQPVTGARRAGPRRSGGVLALLLAALLILVTACGGGDEGKGGGTDPEKQPSQANVTITPKDGAKDVATDGGLKVSASGGRLTSVKVVDDKGAPVAGKLSGGSVWQPTGKLRAATTYKVDAVAVDDQLRESARHATFTTLVPKNTFVGRYVPEDGQTVGVGMPVSVNFTRGITDPERIEQAIKVTAEPAVPIASHWFGNDRLDFRPEKYWKPGTKVTLSMDLKGVEGRPGVYGTQTKRISFTIGRSQISTVDVKAKEMSVVRDGKKIKTIPVTAGGPGTETYNGQMVISEKHEVTRMNGETVGFGGEYDIADVPHAMRLSTSGTFIHGNYWSGRSTFGSRNASHGCVGLFDQRGGGDSSTPAAWFYANSLIGDVVTVVNSHDETIAPDNGLNVWNMSWDKWRSGR, encoded by the coding sequence GTGCAGCAGGGTCAGCCGGTGACGGGGGCGCGACGGGCGGGGCCGCGCCGGAGCGGCGGGGTGCTCGCGCTGCTGCTGGCGGCGCTGCTGATACTGGTCACCGCCTGCGGAGGCGGTGACGAGGGCAAGGGCGGCGGGACCGACCCGGAGAAGCAGCCCTCCCAGGCCAACGTCACGATCACGCCCAAGGACGGCGCCAAGGACGTGGCCACCGACGGCGGCCTGAAGGTCAGCGCCTCGGGGGGCCGGCTGACCTCGGTCAAGGTCGTGGACGACAAGGGCGCCCCGGTCGCGGGCAAGCTGAGCGGCGGCTCCGTCTGGCAGCCCACCGGCAAGCTGCGCGCCGCCACGACGTACAAGGTCGACGCCGTCGCGGTCGACGACCAGCTGCGCGAGTCGGCCCGGCACGCGACGTTCACCACCCTGGTGCCCAAGAACACCTTCGTCGGCCGGTACGTCCCGGAGGACGGCCAGACCGTCGGCGTCGGCATGCCGGTCTCCGTGAACTTCACCCGGGGGATAACCGACCCGGAGCGGATCGAGCAGGCGATCAAGGTCACGGCCGAGCCCGCGGTCCCGATCGCGAGCCACTGGTTCGGCAACGACCGCCTCGACTTCCGCCCGGAGAAGTACTGGAAGCCCGGCACCAAGGTCACGCTCAGCATGGACCTCAAGGGCGTCGAGGGCCGGCCCGGCGTCTACGGCACCCAGACCAAGCGCATATCCTTCACGATCGGCCGCAGCCAGATCAGCACGGTCGACGTCAAGGCGAAGGAGATGTCCGTCGTCCGCGACGGCAAGAAGATCAAGACGATCCCCGTCACCGCGGGCGGGCCGGGCACCGAGACGTACAACGGCCAGATGGTGATCAGCGAGAAGCACGAGGTCACCCGCATGAACGGGGAGACCGTCGGCTTCGGCGGCGAGTACGACATCGCCGACGTGCCGCACGCGATGCGCCTGTCCACCTCCGGCACGTTCATCCACGGCAACTACTGGTCGGGACGCTCGACGTTCGGCTCCCGCAACGCCAGCCACGGCTGCGTCGGCCTCTTCGACCAGCGCGGCGGCGGCGACAGCTCGACCCCGGCCGCCTGGTTCTATGCCAACTCCCTCATCGGCGATGTGGTCACGGTCGTGAACTCCCACGACGAAACGATCGCCCCGGACAACGGCCTGAACGTATGGAACATGTCCTGGGACAAGTGGCGGTCCGGCCGGTAG
- a CDS encoding L,D-transpeptidase, with amino-acid sequence MPSPVTAAVLTLAVLTAAAALAGCGLADVVAGGKPRSPEEAIRVSPDDGTKDVRPTDRVVVRVPDGRLERVAVSRIEDDGSTPVPGRIAPDGLSWRPSGHARLVPAARYTVDAVALDGHGRRSARHTTFTTYVPPHRLVGFFTPEHGATVGTGMIVSLEFNRPVADRAAVERAVSATARPATEVTGHWFGARRLDFRPRARWRPGTQVTMDLRLRGVRAAPGVLGTQRKTVRFRIGRDQTSRVDAAAHTMTVWRGRRRLATLPVTAGGPGSPTYNGKMVILERHAVTRMDGDTVGFGAEYDIPDVPHALRLTTSGTFLHGNYWAPPRTFGGTNTSHGCVGLRDIQGGGPDTPAGWFYERSLVGDVVEVVNSRDREVAPDNGLGGWNMPWQEWRAGSALP; translated from the coding sequence GTGCCGTCCCCGGTGACGGCCGCGGTCCTGACCCTCGCCGTCCTGACGGCAGCGGCGGCGCTGGCCGGCTGCGGCCTCGCCGACGTGGTGGCCGGGGGCAAACCGCGCTCTCCCGAGGAGGCGATCCGGGTGTCGCCGGACGACGGCACGAAGGACGTACGGCCCACCGACCGCGTCGTGGTGCGGGTGCCGGACGGGCGCCTGGAACGGGTCGCGGTCAGCCGTATCGAGGACGACGGGAGCACCCCCGTGCCGGGTCGGATCGCCCCGGACGGCCTGAGCTGGCGCCCGTCCGGGCACGCCCGCCTGGTGCCGGCCGCCCGGTACACGGTGGACGCGGTGGCGCTGGACGGGCACGGCCGCCGGTCCGCCCGCCACACCACCTTCACCACGTACGTGCCCCCGCACCGCCTCGTGGGCTTCTTCACGCCCGAGCACGGCGCCACCGTCGGCACCGGCATGATCGTCTCGCTGGAGTTCAACCGGCCGGTCGCCGACCGCGCGGCCGTCGAGCGCGCCGTCTCGGCCACCGCGCGGCCCGCCACCGAGGTCACCGGGCACTGGTTCGGCGCCCGCCGCCTCGACTTCCGGCCGCGCGCCCGCTGGCGGCCCGGTACGCAGGTCACGATGGACCTGCGGCTGCGCGGCGTACGGGCGGCGCCCGGCGTGCTCGGTACGCAGCGCAAGACGGTCCGCTTCAGGATCGGCCGGGATCAGACCAGCAGGGTTGACGCGGCGGCGCACACGATGACGGTGTGGCGCGGCCGACGGCGGCTGGCGACGCTCCCGGTGACCGCGGGCGGCCCCGGCAGCCCCACGTACAACGGGAAGATGGTGATCCTGGAACGGCACGCGGTGACCCGCATGGACGGGGACACGGTCGGCTTCGGCGCCGAGTACGACATCCCGGACGTGCCGCACGCCCTGCGCCTGACCACCTCGGGAACGTTCCTGCACGGCAACTACTGGGCGCCCCCGCGCACCTTCGGCGGGACCAACACCAGCCACGGCTGCGTCGGGCTGCGGGACATCCAGGGCGGCGGTCCCGACACCCCGGCCGGCTGGTTCTACGAACGGTCGCTGGTCGGCGACGTGGTGGAGGTCGTGAACTCCCGGGACCGCGAGGTCGCGCCCGACAACGGGCTCGGTGGCTGGAACATGCCGTGGCAGGAGTGGCGCGCGGGCTCCGCGCTGCCGTAG
- the glgX gene encoding glycogen debranching protein GlgX, translating into MPPAREAGPSAAPDADIRAAPPPVPVRPGSPQPLGARFRTGPDGVAGTNFALWAGGAESVEVCLFDDEGRETPHELTELTHEIWHGFLPGVRPGTRYGYRVHGRWDPWTGARWNPAKLLLDPYARAVDGEFTLPAQVYGHVRDWPQQHIADTVRDDRDSAPYVPKGVVVGDADPEEGGDEWMDDRRPKTPWSDTVLYELHVRGFTMRHPGIPEELRGTYAGLAHPAAISHLTRLGVTAVELLPVHQFAHEDHLLRRGLRNYWGYNSIGYFAPHAGYAATGTRGQQVGEFKRMVRALHDAGIEVVLDVVYNHTAEASELGPTLSFRGIDNRGYYRLSDGRHYADYTGCGNTLHVVQPNVLRLITDSLRYWVTEMGVDGFRFDLAAALARSMHDVDMLSPFLAVIAQDPVLRRVKLIAEPWDVGSGGYQVGAFPPLWTEWNDRYRDTVRDFWRGAHPDVRDLGYRLSGSSDLYAWGGRRPYASVNFITSHDGFTLRDLVSYGYKHNAANGEGNRDGTDGNRSWNCGAEGETDDDGIRALRRRQLRNMITTLLLSTGVPMLVAGDEMGRTQGGNNNAYCQDNETSWVDWSLLEDPGWRALATLASRLIALRRDHPVLRRRAFFSGRPQRPDGLRDLAWFTPRGTEMTEADWYAPTPSLGMYLSGTDIPQRDPEGRPVIDDSFLAVLHTGHRPAGFTLPGPPWADGYELVVDTSREDQDGPPGTTLPAGTRLAVPERSVLLLRVVAD; encoded by the coding sequence GTGCCCCCCGCCCGGGAGGCCGGCCCGTCCGCCGCGCCGGACGCGGACATCCGCGCCGCGCCACCGCCCGTACCGGTCCGGCCCGGCAGCCCGCAGCCTCTCGGGGCCCGCTTCCGGACGGGCCCCGACGGCGTGGCGGGCACCAACTTCGCCCTGTGGGCTGGCGGCGCCGAGTCCGTGGAGGTGTGCCTCTTCGACGACGAGGGACGCGAGACGCCGCACGAGCTCACCGAGCTGACGCACGAGATCTGGCACGGCTTCCTGCCCGGCGTCCGGCCGGGCACGCGCTACGGATACCGCGTGCACGGCCGCTGGGACCCGTGGACCGGCGCGCGCTGGAATCCGGCCAAGCTGCTCCTGGACCCCTACGCGCGCGCCGTGGACGGCGAGTTCACGCTGCCCGCCCAGGTGTACGGGCATGTCCGCGACTGGCCCCAGCAGCACATCGCCGACACCGTGCGCGACGACCGCGACTCGGCCCCGTACGTCCCCAAGGGCGTCGTGGTCGGCGACGCGGACCCGGAGGAGGGCGGGGACGAGTGGATGGACGACCGGCGGCCGAAGACGCCGTGGTCCGACACGGTCCTGTACGAGCTGCACGTACGCGGGTTCACCATGCGCCACCCGGGCATCCCGGAGGAGCTGCGCGGCACGTACGCGGGCCTGGCGCACCCGGCCGCGATATCCCACCTCACCCGCCTCGGCGTGACCGCCGTCGAGCTGCTGCCGGTGCACCAGTTCGCCCATGAGGACCATCTGCTGCGGCGCGGCCTGCGCAACTACTGGGGCTACAACTCCATCGGGTACTTCGCGCCGCACGCGGGCTATGCCGCCACCGGCACCCGCGGCCAGCAGGTCGGCGAGTTCAAGCGGATGGTACGGGCCCTGCACGACGCCGGTATCGAGGTCGTGCTCGACGTGGTCTACAACCACACGGCCGAGGCGAGCGAACTGGGCCCCACGCTGTCCTTCCGCGGCATCGACAACCGCGGCTACTACCGGCTGTCGGACGGCCGCCACTACGCGGACTACACGGGCTGCGGCAACACCCTGCACGTCGTCCAGCCCAACGTGCTGCGTCTGATCACCGATTCGCTGCGCTACTGGGTCACCGAGATGGGCGTGGACGGCTTCCGCTTCGACCTGGCGGCGGCCCTGGCCCGTTCCATGCACGACGTGGACATGCTCTCGCCGTTCCTCGCGGTGATCGCCCAGGACCCGGTGCTGCGCCGCGTCAAACTGATCGCCGAGCCCTGGGACGTCGGCTCCGGCGGCTATCAGGTCGGCGCCTTCCCGCCGCTGTGGACGGAGTGGAACGACCGCTATCGCGACACCGTGCGCGACTTCTGGCGCGGCGCGCACCCGGACGTACGCGACCTCGGCTACCGCCTCTCCGGGTCCAGCGACCTGTACGCGTGGGGCGGCCGCCGCCCGTACGCCTCGGTCAACTTCATCACCTCGCACGACGGCTTCACCCTGCGCGACCTGGTCTCGTACGGGTACAAGCACAACGCGGCCAACGGCGAGGGCAACCGCGACGGCACGGACGGGAACCGCTCCTGGAACTGCGGCGCGGAGGGCGAGACCGACGACGACGGGATCCGGGCGCTGCGCCGCCGCCAGTTGCGCAACATGATCACCACGCTGCTGCTGTCCACCGGTGTGCCGATGCTCGTCGCGGGCGACGAGATGGGCCGTACGCAAGGCGGCAACAACAACGCGTACTGTCAGGACAACGAGACCAGTTGGGTGGACTGGTCGCTCCTGGAGGACCCGGGCTGGCGCGCGCTGGCCACGCTCGCGTCCCGGCTGATCGCACTGCGCCGCGACCACCCCGTACTGCGCCGCCGCGCGTTCTTCTCCGGGCGCCCGCAGCGCCCCGACGGCCTGCGCGACCTGGCCTGGTTCACCCCGCGCGGCACGGAGATGACCGAGGCGGACTGGTACGCGCCCACCCCGTCGCTCGGCATGTACCTGTCCGGTACGGACATCCCGCAGCGCGACCCCGAGGGCCGCCCGGTCATCGACGACAGCTTCCTCGCCGTGCTGCACACCGGCCACCGCCCGGCCGGTTTCACGCTCCCCGGGCCGCCCTGGGCCGACGGCTACGAACTGGTCGTCGACACCTCCCGCGAGGACCAGGACGGGCCGCCCGGGACCACGCTGCCCGCCGGCACCCGGCTCGCCGTCCCCGAGCGGTCGGTACTGCTGCTGCGCGTGGTGGCGGACTGA
- a CDS encoding ABC transporter ATP-binding protein has product MAETAKVTSPRTDDLARGPATARHPEPRRSAVRSLLRLWPFVRPVRTRLFTAAFVAILASCIGLVIPLVLKWLVDGPIAERDPAGAWLGGGYLLLLGLAEAGLFGLRRWLVARPLASVEAAMRDSLYRHVQRLPVAFHDRWASGQLLSRGTTDLQLLRLFLAFPLTFLLVNATTIVVGCVILLVQRWTLGLVLLAPIVPLIVLCSVFEARYAIAARRAQDQVGDVTTVVEESVLGIRIIKGFGRHRSQARAFRALTARLRTTELRKARLLATLWAFINALPELAIGAALVLGTVQVADGDLSAGTLVAFLSTALALMWPVESIGFLLAMSNDAAAATDRYFEVLDAPVADRDDVRAAPGGRPVPAAPDPETAGLAFHDVTFRYPDAPAGAPPTLQGIDLHIRPGETLALVGATGSGKTTLTALVPRLYDATGGRITLDGTDITTLTRDELRARVAVAFEEPTLFSATVAENVLMGGADAGPDDLVRALRVAQADGFVDALPDGRDTEVGEQGLSLSGGQRQRLALARAVVGRPRFLVLDDPLSALDVHTEALVEAALRQVLATTTALVVAHRPSTVLLADRVALLSGGRIAALGTHHELLRENAEYAALMSGAADDGSAVRREGESVR; this is encoded by the coding sequence ATGGCCGAGACAGCGAAGGTGACGAGTCCCCGAACCGACGATCTTGCCCGCGGCCCCGCGACGGCGCGGCACCCGGAGCCCCGGCGCTCCGCGGTGCGCTCCCTGCTGCGGCTGTGGCCGTTCGTCCGCCCGGTGCGGACGCGGCTGTTCACGGCGGCGTTCGTGGCGATCCTCGCGTCCTGCATCGGGCTGGTCATCCCGCTCGTCCTCAAGTGGCTGGTGGACGGGCCGATCGCGGAGCGGGACCCGGCCGGGGCGTGGCTGGGCGGCGGGTATCTGCTCCTGCTCGGCCTCGCGGAGGCGGGCCTGTTCGGGCTGCGGCGGTGGCTGGTGGCGCGGCCGCTGGCGAGCGTCGAGGCCGCGATGCGCGACAGCCTGTACCGGCACGTCCAGCGCCTGCCGGTCGCCTTCCACGACCGCTGGGCCTCCGGCCAGCTGCTCTCCCGGGGCACCACGGACCTGCAACTGCTGCGCCTGTTCCTGGCCTTCCCGCTGACGTTCCTGCTCGTCAACGCCACCACCATCGTGGTGGGCTGTGTGATCCTGCTGGTCCAGCGCTGGACGCTGGGGCTGGTGCTGCTGGCCCCGATCGTGCCGCTGATAGTGCTCTGCTCGGTCTTCGAGGCGAGGTACGCGATCGCCGCGCGCCGGGCCCAGGACCAGGTCGGCGACGTGACCACGGTCGTGGAGGAGTCGGTCCTCGGCATCCGGATCATCAAGGGCTTCGGGCGGCACCGCAGCCAGGCCCGGGCGTTCCGGGCGCTGACGGCCCGGCTGCGCACGACCGAGCTGCGCAAGGCCCGGCTGCTGGCCACCCTGTGGGCCTTCATCAACGCGCTGCCGGAGCTGGCCATCGGGGCGGCGCTGGTGCTCGGCACGGTCCAGGTGGCCGACGGCGACCTGTCCGCGGGCACCCTCGTCGCGTTCCTGTCGACGGCGCTGGCCCTGATGTGGCCGGTGGAGTCGATCGGCTTCCTGCTGGCGATGAGCAACGACGCCGCGGCGGCCACGGACCGGTACTTCGAGGTGCTGGACGCGCCGGTGGCCGACCGGGACGACGTACGCGCGGCGCCCGGCGGAAGACCGGTACCGGCCGCCCCCGACCCCGAAACGGCGGGCCTCGCCTTCCACGACGTCACCTTCCGCTATCCGGACGCGCCCGCCGGGGCACCGCCCACCCTCCAGGGCATCGACCTGCACATCCGGCCCGGCGAGACGCTGGCCCTGGTCGGCGCGACCGGCAGCGGCAAGACCACGCTCACCGCGCTCGTCCCCCGGCTGTACGACGCCACCGGCGGCCGGATCACCCTGGACGGCACGGACATCACGACGCTCACCCGCGACGAGCTGCGCGCCCGGGTGGCGGTGGCCTTCGAGGAGCCGACGCTGTTCTCCGCGACCGTGGCGGAGAACGTCCTGATGGGCGGGGCGGACGCCGGTCCGGACGATCTCGTACGGGCGCTGCGCGTCGCCCAGGCCGACGGGTTCGTGGACGCGCTGCCCGACGGCCGTGACACCGAGGTCGGCGAACAGGGGCTGAGCCTGTCCGGCGGGCAGCGGCAGCGGCTCGCGCTGGCCCGCGCGGTGGTCGGCCGGCCCCGCTTCCTGGTCCTGGACGACCCGCTGTCGGCGCTGGACGTCCACACGGAAGCGCTGGTCGAGGCCGCGCTGCGGCAGGTGTTGGCGACCACCACCGCCCTGGTCGTGGCACACCGCCCGTCCACGGTCCTGCTAGCCGACCGGGTGGCGCTGCTGTCCGGCGGGCGCATCGCCGCCCTCGGCACCCACCACGAACTGCTGCGGGAGAACGCCGAGTACGCGGCGCTGATGTCCGGTGCCGCCGACGACGGGAGCGCCGTCCGACGCGAAGGGGAGAGCGTGCGATGA
- a CDS encoding ABC transporter ATP-binding protein, producing MTTSTDAGTATGGAADDDGRTATGGTSGSDSRTATGSPTDSDRHTATGAAPKGDAPPPVAARPDPFEQDVLPTAKGASRSLLGSLLRPHTRRVWVASVLLLLQQAAVQAGPLLVAFAIDHAVPALREGRHGPLIIVAAAYLLCATASGGLQYVFIRLAARISQDVLLDLRGRIFRHGQALSLDFHERYTSGRLISRATTDVEALRELLNEGLQELVSIILATVYITATLLYLDWGLGAAAVATAGPLYLLVRSFRRRSSRVYSEKSSAMAAVIVKFTETINGIRPVQACRRERPNDAAFARLNGRHERVNGDAILEMARYVVSSRLVANVAVAALVLWGAYRVASGGLALGVLAAAALYLRRLYDPIDRLGMFLNSYQSAAASLEKIAGLLAQRPSVPEPADPVPLPERPGSRPGREVVFENVRFAYRTGGEVLPRFDLTLAAGRTVAVVGSTGAGKSTLAKLLARFYDPSPSSQLRSSRGDPNDGSVRVDGVDLRDLSATDLRRAVVMVTQEAFLFSGTVAENIAIGRPDATREEIERAARAIGAHDFIAALPDGYDTDVRKRGGRISAGQRQLVAFARALLADPAVLILDEATSSLDIPGERAVQRAMDTVLHGRTAVVIAHRLSTVETADRVLVMSEGRIVEDGTPAELIANRGRFAELHEAWRESVG from the coding sequence ATGACGACGAGCACGGATGCCGGTACGGCCACGGGCGGCGCGGCGGACGACGACGGCCGTACGGCCACAGGCGGCACATCGGGCAGCGACAGCCGTACGGCCACGGGCAGCCCAACGGACAGCGACCGCCATACGGCCACAGGCGCGGCGCCGAAAGGCGACGCCCCGCCCCCAGTCGCCGCCAGACCCGACCCCTTCGAGCAGGACGTCCTGCCCACCGCCAAGGGCGCCTCCCGCTCCCTCCTGGGGTCGCTGCTGCGCCCGCACACCCGCCGTGTCTGGGTGGCGAGCGTCCTCCTCCTGCTCCAGCAGGCCGCCGTGCAGGCCGGGCCGCTGCTGGTCGCGTTCGCCATCGACCATGCCGTGCCCGCCCTGCGCGAGGGCCGGCACGGCCCGCTGATCATCGTGGCCGCGGCCTATCTGCTGTGCGCCACGGCCTCCGGCGGCCTCCAGTACGTCTTCATCCGGCTCGCCGCGCGGATCAGCCAGGACGTCCTGCTCGACCTGCGGGGCCGGATCTTCCGGCACGGCCAGGCACTGAGCCTGGACTTCCACGAGCGCTACACCTCCGGCCGCCTGATCTCCCGAGCGACCACCGACGTGGAGGCGCTGCGCGAGCTGCTGAACGAAGGGCTCCAGGAGCTGGTCTCCATCATCCTGGCCACGGTCTACATCACGGCGACGCTGCTCTACCTCGACTGGGGCCTGGGCGCCGCGGCCGTGGCCACCGCCGGGCCGCTCTACCTGCTCGTCCGCTCCTTCCGGCGCCGGTCGAGCCGGGTCTACAGCGAGAAGTCGTCGGCGATGGCCGCGGTGATCGTGAAGTTCACCGAGACGATCAACGGCATCCGGCCGGTGCAGGCGTGCCGGCGCGAGCGCCCCAACGACGCCGCTTTCGCCCGGCTCAACGGCCGCCACGAGCGCGTCAACGGCGACGCGATACTGGAAATGGCCCGGTATGTGGTCTCCTCGCGCCTGGTGGCCAACGTCGCGGTGGCCGCGCTCGTCCTGTGGGGCGCGTACCGCGTGGCCTCCGGCGGCCTGGCGCTGGGCGTCCTGGCGGCCGCCGCACTGTATCTGCGCCGCCTGTACGACCCGATCGACCGCCTGGGCATGTTCCTCAACTCCTACCAGTCGGCCGCCGCTTCACTGGAGAAGATCGCCGGACTGCTCGCCCAGCGCCCGAGCGTCCCGGAGCCCGCCGATCCGGTACCGCTGCCGGAGCGGCCCGGCTCCCGGCCGGGCCGCGAGGTCGTCTTCGAGAACGTCCGCTTCGCCTACCGCACCGGCGGCGAGGTGCTGCCGCGCTTCGACCTGACGCTCGCCGCGGGCCGTACGGTCGCCGTCGTCGGCTCGACCGGCGCCGGCAAGTCCACGTTGGCCAAGTTGTTGGCCCGTTTCTACGATCCTTCCCCAAGCTCTCAGCTCCGTTCGAGCAGGGGAGACCCCAACGATGGATCTGTCCGCGTGGACGGCGTGGACCTCCGCGACCTGTCCGCCACCGACCTGCGGCGCGCGGTGGTGATGGTCACCCAGGAGGCGTTCCTCTTCTCCGGTACGGTCGCCGAGAACATCGCCATCGGCCGCCCGGACGCCACCCGCGAGGAGATCGAGCGGGCCGCCCGCGCCATCGGCGCCCACGACTTCATCGCGGCCCTGCCGGACGGCTACGACACCGACGTACGCAAGCGCGGCGGCCGGATCTCCGCCGGCCAGCGCCAGCTCGTCGCCTTCGCCCGCGCCCTGCTCGCCGATCCCGCCGTACTGATCCTCGACGAGGCGACCAGCTCACTCGACATCCCCGGCGAGCGCGCGGTCCAGCGCGCCATGGACACGGTCCTGCACGGCCGTACGGCCGTGGTCATCGCCCACCGCCTGTCCACGGTCGAGACGGCCGACCGGGTCCTGGTGATGTCCGAAGGCCGCATCGTCGAGGACGGCACCCCCGCCGAACTCATCGCGAACCGGGGCCGGTTCGCGGAGCTGCACGAGGCGTGGCGGGAGAGCGTGGGGTGA
- a CDS encoding MFS transporter, with translation MSSSALDNEPQQTTPPPNHPTPGLSKMGLAAWIALLVLLGAELMDMIDQSVVLTALPAIQESTGAGPDAVQWLTTGYSLPIAVGLITGGRLGDLYGRRRILLIGTVVFTTASLLCGLAAGPGVLIGARGLQGVGVAIMIPQILATLHVTFEGRNRSKVFGLYGAVMSLANVLGPVMGGLLTEADLFGQSWRPIFLLNVPVGLAVLLLGRRFIPESTVKKADRPDLTGMLLSALAIVLIVFPLSEGHLHHWPLWCFALLAAGLLTLGVFLRHQRRKQGDAPLVTLSLFRSRQFSGGMAAQLTHGLLCGLFFMTWTLYLQRGLGMSPFHAALAFVLLSLGELAGATIVAKSGGRFARRLPQAGALIAAASMAAYGLQAAAGQADLTLPAMTAPVVLIGFGLGMVSGPLADLSLARVPHENAGAASGLFNTAIHLGIALGTALTALVFFATTGGSLGAGLNRDAFITVLWWVGGLLALMWALMFCLPKHTDDPAD, from the coding sequence GTGTCTTCCTCCGCGCTCGACAACGAGCCGCAGCAGACCACCCCGCCCCCGAACCACCCCACACCCGGCCTGTCGAAGATGGGCCTGGCTGCCTGGATCGCCCTCCTGGTGCTGCTGGGCGCCGAGCTGATGGACATGATCGACCAGTCGGTCGTCCTGACCGCCCTGCCCGCGATCCAGGAGTCGACCGGCGCCGGACCGGACGCGGTGCAGTGGCTGACCACCGGCTATTCCCTGCCCATCGCCGTCGGGCTGATCACCGGCGGACGCCTCGGCGACCTCTACGGCCGGCGAAGGATCCTCCTCATCGGCACCGTCGTGTTCACCACGGCCTCGCTGCTGTGCGGCCTCGCTGCCGGGCCCGGCGTCCTGATCGGCGCCCGCGGGCTCCAGGGCGTGGGCGTGGCCATCATGATCCCGCAGATCCTGGCCACCCTCCATGTCACCTTCGAGGGGCGGAACCGCAGCAAAGTGTTCGGTCTGTACGGGGCCGTCATGTCGCTCGCCAATGTCCTGGGCCCGGTGATGGGTGGTCTGCTGACCGAGGCGGACCTGTTCGGGCAGTCATGGCGGCCGATCTTCCTGCTCAACGTGCCCGTCGGCCTCGCCGTGCTCCTCCTGGGACGCCGGTTCATCCCCGAGTCGACCGTGAAGAAGGCCGACCGGCCCGACCTCACCGGCATGCTGCTGTCCGCACTGGCCATCGTCCTGATCGTCTTCCCGCTCAGCGAGGGGCACCTCCATCACTGGCCGCTGTGGTGCTTCGCCCTGCTCGCCGCCGGCCTCCTCACGCTCGGCGTCTTCCTGCGCCACCAGCGGCGCAAGCAGGGCGACGCCCCGCTCGTGACCCTGTCCCTCTTCCGGAGCCGGCAGTTCTCCGGCGGCATGGCCGCGCAGTTGACGCACGGCTTGCTGTGCGGGCTGTTCTTCATGACCTGGACCCTCTACCTCCAGCGCGGCCTGGGCATGAGCCCCTTCCACGCGGCCCTGGCCTTCGTGCTGCTCTCCCTCGGTGAGCTGGCCGGTGCGACGATCGTGGCGAAGAGCGGCGGGCGCTTCGCCCGCCGGCTGCCGCAGGCCGGAGCCCTCATCGCGGCCGCTTCGATGGCCGCCTACGGACTCCAGGCCGCCGCGGGTCAGGCAGACCTGACCCTGCCGGCGATGACCGCTCCGGTGGTACTGATCGGCTTCGGCCTCGGCATGGTCAGCGGCCCGCTGGCCGATCTGTCGCTGGCCCGCGTCCCGCACGAGAACGCCGGAGCCGCCTCCGGCCTGTTCAACACCGCCATCCACCTGGGCATCGCCCTCGGTACCGCGCTGACCGCCCTGGTGTTCTTCGCCACCACCGGCGGCTCGCTCGGCGCCGGACTCAACCGCGACGCGTTCATCACCGTGCTGTGGTGGGTCGGTGGTCTCCTCGCCCTGATGTGGGCCCTGATGTTCTGCCTGCCCAAGCACACGGACGACCCGGCCGACTGA